The nucleotide window AGGCCGGGACGACGTGACCTCCTGGGTGCACCAAGGCCGGGGCCTCATCGGCCTGGGACGCGCCCTGACCCTCACCGCCCGCGGCCCCCAGCGCATCGAGGCCCTGCGCAGTGCCTGGCGCGCGGTGGTCTACGCCTCCTGGTGGCGCGACCCGCTCGTGCGGCCCGGCACCGGGCCCGTCGCCCTGGGCACCCTCACCTTCTCCCCCACCTCCGCCCAGTCCTCCGTCCTCCTCATCCCCCACGTGCTTGTGGGCCTGGACGACCAGGGGGCCTGGGCGACCACCGCCGTCCCCGAAGGCCAGGAGCACCCCGATCTCGCCGCCCTCCTGCCCACGCTCGCCCCCGCCCGCCCCGGTGCGCCGCCGCCGTCCCCGAGCACCCAGGCCCACCCGCAGGCCCAGCGCCATCTCCGCCCGCGCCAAGGAACCCTGAGCGCCCAGCAGTGGCAGGCCGCCGTCATCGCCGCACAGGAGCGCATGCGCCGCGGCGAGGCCGACAAGGTCGTCCTGGCCCGCGACGTCCTCATCGACCCCCCGCCCACCATGACCACCGGGGACCTGCTGGCCCGCCTGGGCCGGGCCTACCCCACCTGCTGGACCTTCGCCGTCGACGGGATGGTGGGCGCCAGCCCCGAGATGCTGGTGCGCCTGGAGAGCCGGCGCCTGTTCAGCCGGGTCCTGGCCGGCACCGCCCGGCTCCCCCGCGGCATGGTGCCCCAGCAGCGGGCCCAGGCCGTCACCGAGCTCGCCCAGTGGCTGCGGGCCTCGGGGAAGAACACCCGCGAGCATGCCCTGGCGCGCGCCTCGGTGCTGGAGGCCCTGGAGCCCCTGTGCTCGGTGGTGGAGGCCCAGGAGCCCCACGTGCTGGAGCTGCCCAACGTCCTGCACCTGGCCAGTGACGTGCGCGGCGTCGTCGCCGGGGACACCGGGGCCCTGTCCCTCGTGGGCGCTCTCCACCCCACGGCCGCCGTGGGCGGGACCCCCACCGCGGCGGCCACCGGCATCATCGAGTCCGTCGAGGGCATGGACCGGGGCCGCTACGCCGGGCCGGTGGGCTGGGTGGACTGGCACGGGGAGGGCCAGTGGTGCATCGCCCTGCGCAGCGCCCAACTCGGGGCGCAGCCGGGCGGGCCCCTGCGGGCCTTCGGGGGCTGCGGCATCATGCCGGACTCCGACCCGGCCGACGAGCTGGCCGAGACCGAGGCCAAGATGCGCCCCGTCCTGGAGGCCCTGGCCGCCCTTCCCTGACCGGCGCGCAGACCGCGGAGGGCGGCCCGGGTAGGGCTGGACGGGCCCCGGGATGAGCCGGGCTCAGGAGTCGGGGCGCTCCACCAACGTGGCCTCCACGTCCTTCCTCTCCCCGTCGCGGATGACAGTGAGCTTGACGGTCTCCCCCGCCGAGTACTGGCGCACGAATCCGGTGAGCGCATCGGC belongs to Actinomyces capricornis and includes:
- a CDS encoding isochorismate synthase, whose protein sequence is MPRHRPQSRPRTTPPAPTLDAEACRSAPPRLSFLTRPLPEELLGTRSPDLLSLLEGRDDVTSWVHQGRGLIGLGRALTLTARGPQRIEALRSAWRAVVYASWWRDPLVRPGTGPVALGTLTFSPTSAQSSVLLIPHVLVGLDDQGAWATTAVPEGQEHPDLAALLPTLAPARPGAPPPSPSTQAHPQAQRHLRPRQGTLSAQQWQAAVIAAQERMRRGEADKVVLARDVLIDPPPTMTTGDLLARLGRAYPTCWTFAVDGMVGASPEMLVRLESRRLFSRVLAGTARLPRGMVPQQRAQAVTELAQWLRASGKNTREHALARASVLEALEPLCSVVEAQEPHVLELPNVLHLASDVRGVVAGDTGALSLVGALHPTAAVGGTPTAAATGIIESVEGMDRGRYAGPVGWVDWHGEGQWCIALRSAQLGAQPGGPLRAFGGCGIMPDSDPADELAETEAKMRPVLEALAALP